The Pseudomonas sp. PDM14 genomic interval AACGTCAACATGACCCGCAGCGGCGCCATGGAGAACCGTCCGCAGGCGCTGCCCTACGTGGCCTACGTCAGCTGCGTCTATCGTCCGGACATCCTCAACGAGCTGTGCCAGTTCTTCAGCGACCACAATGTCGAACTGGAAAACATCACCTGCGACACTTACCAGGCTCCGCAGACTGGCGGCACGCTGCTCAACGCCACGCTGACCGTGACCCTGCCGGCCGGCACCCAGATCAGCTGGCTGCGCGACCAGTTCCTCGATTTCGCCGACTCGCTCAACCTCGACGCCCTGATCGAACCCTGGCGCCCGCAGAACCCGTAAGGAGCAACCGATGAGCGTGACCCTCAACGAACCCGTCGGCGACTTCGACGTGCCGGCCACCAGCGATCAGCGCGTGTCCCTGAGCGCACTGAAAGGCCAGCAAGTGGTGCTCTACTTCTACCCCAAGGACAGCACGCCGGGCTGCACTACCCAGGGCCAGGGCTTTCGCGACCAGCACGAAGCCTTCGCCGCGGCCAACACGGTGGTCTTCGGTGTCTCGCGTGACGGCCTCAAGTCCCACGAGAACTTCAAGGCCAAGCAGGGCTTCCCCTTCGAACTTATCTCCGACAAGGACGAAGCGCTCTGTCAGCTGTTCGACGTGATCAAGCTGAAGAAGCTCTACGGCAAGGAATACCTGGGTATCGACCGCAGCACCTTCCTCATCGACGCGAAAGGCGTGCTGCGCCAGGAGTGGCGCGGCGTAAAGGTACCGGGCCACGTCGACGCCGTGCTCGCCGCCGCACAGGCGCTGCACAAGGGCTGAAAACCAGCCAGCCGCAACGAAAAAGGGCCGCATCAGCGGCCCTTTTTCATTTCCGGTAAGTCACGCCTTGCGCAGCCAGTAGCGGAACACACCGGCCTCCTCGTCCTCGCGCAGCAGCTCATGACCGGCCAGGCGAGCGAAGGCGCGGAAGTCGCGCTGCGAGCCGGCATCGGTAGACGTCACCTTGAGCACCGCACCGCTGGCCAGGCGATTGAGCTCCAGCTTGGCCTTGAGCAACGGCATCGGACAACTCAGGCCGGAGGCATCCACCTCGGCATCAAACAGTACGTCAGTCATCGATCCGCTCCCAAAAATGATGCAAAGCATATCCAAGGGCGCGCAACCCTGGCCAGTCGCGTGGCCAGGCGGCTACAGTAGAGCCCTTGTTCTCGATGAGCCCCGTGCATGAACCTCCTGCGCCCTTCACTGCTCGCCATCGCCTGCCTGCTCGCCCAGCCGTCCATCGCCGATGACCTGCCTTCCCTGGGCGACTCCAGTTCCTCGATCGTCTCCCCCGAACAGGAACACCAGCTCGGCCGCGCCTGGCTGAGCATGCTGCGCGGCCAGGTCGACCAGTTGTCCGACCCGCAGCTCAAGGACTATGTGGAAACCAGCGTGTACCGCCTGGCCGAGACCAGCCAGCTGCAGGACCGGCGCCTGGAGTTCGTCCTGCTCAAGAGCCCGCAACTGAACGCCTTCGCCGCACCCGGCGGGATCATCGGCGTCAACGGCGGCCTGTTCCTCTATGCGCAGACAGAAGCCGAATACGCTTCGGTACTGGCCCACGAACTGGCGCACTTGTCGCAACGCCACTTCGCCCGCGGCCTCGAAGCCCAGCAGCGCATGCAGGTGCCGATGATGGCCGCCATGCTTGCCGGCATCATCGCCGCAGCCGCCGGCGCCGGTGATGCCGGCATGGCCGCGATCATGTCGACTCAGGCCGCAGCGATCCAGGAGCAGCGCCGCTTCTCCCGGCAGAACGAACAGGAAGCCGATCGTATCGGCCTGCTCAACCTGGAGAAAGCTGGCTACGACCCGCGCGCCATGCCGAGCATGTTCGAGCGCCTGATGCGCCAGTACCGCTACGACGCCAAGCCGCCGGAATTCCTCCTGACCCACCCGGTGTCCGAGTCGCGTATTGCCGACACCCGCAACCGGGCCGAGCAGTACAAGCCCGGCGGCACCGAGGACAGCCTGCGTTATCAACTGTTGCGCGCCCGCGTGCAACTGACCTTCGAGGAAACCCCGGGCATCGCCGGCAAACGCTTTCGCGCCATGCTCGACGACAACCCCAAACTGGACGTCGCGCGCTACGGCCTGGCCATCGCCCAAACCAAGGGTGGCCAGCTCAACGAAGCCCGCGCCGGGCTGGAAGAACTGCTCAGCCGCGCACCAAACGACCTGACCTATAACTTGGCGATGGTCGACCTCGACATCACCAACAACCGCGTCGCCGATGCCCGCCAGCGCGTCGAGCGCCTGCGCAGCCAGTATCCGCACAGCTACCCGCTGGAGCAGATGCGCATCGACCTGATGCTCAAGCAGAATCAGCCCAAGGATGCCGAGCAGGCACTCAACCAGCTGCTCGGCTCGCGTCCGCACGACCCGGACGTGTGGTATCAGGTCGCCGAGGTGCGCGGCATGGCCGGCAACATCATCGGCCTGCACCAGGCGCGAGCGGAGTTCTTCGCCCTGGTCGGCGACTACGACCAGGCGCTGTCGCAACTGGACCTGGCCAAGCGCCGTGCCAGCAGCAACTTCCCGCTGGCTTCGCGCATCGACGCGCGGCAGAAGCAATTGCAGGACGAGAAGAATGCCATCGAGAAGATGATGCGCTGATCACCTCGCCGACAAAAAAGCCCGGCACAGGCCGGGCTTTTTTCGCGCGTAGATCAAGCGTTACCCGCCAACCTCAGCCTCGCGGCCTGCGTGAAATCGAGCATGCGTTTCAGCGGTTTGATCGCCCGCGGGATCAGCGATGGCTCGACGAGGATCTCGTTGCTGCCCTCGCGCAGGCACTGCAGCGTGCGCTGCAAGGTGTTCATCGCCATCCACGGGCA includes:
- a CDS encoding peroxiredoxin, whose amino-acid sequence is MSVTLNEPVGDFDVPATSDQRVSLSALKGQQVVLYFYPKDSTPGCTTQGQGFRDQHEAFAAANTVVFGVSRDGLKSHENFKAKQGFPFELISDKDEALCQLFDVIKLKKLYGKEYLGIDRSTFLIDAKGVLRQEWRGVKVPGHVDAVLAAAQALHKG
- a CDS encoding sulfurtransferase TusA family protein — its product is MTDVLFDAEVDASGLSCPMPLLKAKLELNRLASGAVLKVTSTDAGSQRDFRAFARLAGHELLREDEEAGVFRYWLRKA
- a CDS encoding M48 family metalloprotease, whose amino-acid sequence is MNLLRPSLLAIACLLAQPSIADDLPSLGDSSSSIVSPEQEHQLGRAWLSMLRGQVDQLSDPQLKDYVETSVYRLAETSQLQDRRLEFVLLKSPQLNAFAAPGGIIGVNGGLFLYAQTEAEYASVLAHELAHLSQRHFARGLEAQQRMQVPMMAAMLAGIIAAAAGAGDAGMAAIMSTQAAAIQEQRRFSRQNEQEADRIGLLNLEKAGYDPRAMPSMFERLMRQYRYDAKPPEFLLTHPVSESRIADTRNRAEQYKPGGTEDSLRYQLLRARVQLTFEETPGIAGKRFRAMLDDNPKLDVARYGLAIAQTKGGQLNEARAGLEELLSRAPNDLTYNLAMVDLDITNNRVADARQRVERLRSQYPHSYPLEQMRIDLMLKQNQPKDAEQALNQLLGSRPHDPDVWYQVAEVRGMAGNIIGLHQARAEFFALVGDYDQALSQLDLAKRRASSNFPLASRIDARQKQLQDEKNAIEKMMR
- a CDS encoding glycine cleavage system protein R; amino-acid sequence: MSTPTVREQFLVISALGANPMELTSILCRASQENRCAIVSTRLTRHGEYSALILQVSGSWDALARLEAALPVLAKKHAFNVNMTRSGAMENRPQALPYVAYVSCVYRPDILNELCQFFSDHNVELENITCDTYQAPQTGGTLLNATLTVTLPAGTQISWLRDQFLDFADSLNLDALIEPWRPQNP